The Cervus canadensis isolate Bull #8, Minnesota chromosome X, ASM1932006v1, whole genome shotgun sequence genome contains a region encoding:
- the NCBP2L gene encoding nuclear cap-binding protein subunit 2-like → MFNASDYTGSSRCPHGATSNDLSILCNDSSLELSEYWDQKFSGDNDEQERLLIESSTLYVGNLSFYTTEEQIYELFSRCGDIKNVYMGLDKIKKMACGFCFIEYFNRDEAENAMQFLNGTSLDDCIICTDWDLGFREGRQYGRGQSGGQLRDEFQEDFNVDRGGFGKQAQVPGLFPG, encoded by the exons ATGTTTAATGCCTCTGACTACA CTGGATCCTCACGGTGCCCACATGGTGCCACATCCAATGACCTAAGCATTCTGTGCAATGACTCCTCCCTGGAGCTGAGCGAGTACTGGGACCAGAAGTTTAGTGGTGACAACGATGAGCAAGAAAGATTACTGATAGAAAGCTCCACACTTTATGTGGGGAATCTTTCCTTTTATACAACCGAAGAGCAAATATATGAGCTCTTTAGTAGATGTGGTGACATCAAGAATGTTTATATGGGCCtggataaaataaagaaaatggcctgtggtttctgtttcatagaatACTTTAACAGAGATGAGGCTGAAAATGCCATGCAATTCCTAAATGGCACCAGCCTAGATGACTGTATCATCTGCACAGACTGGGATCTAGGCTTTAGAGAGGGCAGACAATATGGCCGTGGTCAATCTGGGGGCCAGTTAAGAGATGAGTTTCAAGAAGACTTCAATGTTGATAGAGGAGGTTTTGGAAAACAGGCTCAGGTCCCTG GCCTATTCCCTGGGTGA